Proteins encoded in a region of the Geoanaerobacter pelophilus genome:
- a CDS encoding fatty acid desaturase — translation MSFNPVLVITKTEKPAWYQSSARFAKADNRTAVRQLLTTIIPYLALLATMGYTVQNGYPYWFTLTLGIAAAALFARIFILFHDCTHGSLFSAPRWNRNVGYLCGILTFTAFHDWRRSHAGHHITAGDLDRRGMGDITTMTVDEYRSAAPLQKLAYRLYRHPLILLGIGPLYYFLLRNRYPSPGAKKIDFISVICTDLALVVIWLTAGLTIGLRTYVLVQLPVLIMAATLGIWLFYNQHQFEGVYWARHEEWDPWRVAMEGASYYRLPPLLQWVTGNIGFHHVHHMRPGIPNYRLQECFEAIAELQQVKPLTVRKSLGSLRLNLYDEKQRTLVSFRSLKGH, via the coding sequence ATGTCCTTCAACCCGGTGTTGGTGATCACCAAGACTGAAAAACCGGCGTGGTACCAGTCCTCCGCCCGCTTTGCCAAGGCTGACAACCGTACCGCAGTCCGGCAACTGCTTACTACCATCATTCCCTATCTCGCCCTGCTGGCTACCATGGGTTACACCGTGCAAAACGGCTACCCTTATTGGTTCACCCTGACTCTCGGCATAGCAGCCGCCGCCTTGTTTGCCCGGATTTTCATCCTGTTCCATGACTGCACCCACGGCTCACTGTTCTCCGCGCCACGCTGGAACCGAAATGTCGGTTACCTGTGCGGCATCCTCACGTTCACTGCTTTTCATGACTGGCGCAGAAGCCACGCCGGGCACCACATTACTGCCGGCGACCTGGACCGGCGCGGCATGGGAGACATCACCACCATGACCGTCGACGAATACCGGTCGGCAGCACCGCTGCAAAAACTGGCGTACCGGCTGTACCGTCACCCGCTTATCCTGCTGGGCATCGGACCGCTCTATTATTTTCTGCTGCGCAACCGCTATCCGTCTCCGGGAGCAAAGAAGATCGACTTCATCAGCGTGATCTGCACCGATCTGGCACTGGTCGTCATCTGGTTAACAGCCGGCTTGACCATCGGACTAAGAACCTATGTACTGGTCCAGCTGCCGGTACTGATAATGGCGGCAACACTCGGCATCTGGCTGTTCTACAATCAGCATCAGTTCGAAGGGGTTTACTGGGCCCGTCACGAGGAGTGGGACCCGTGGCGGGTTGCCATGGAAGGGGCGTCGTATTACCGCTTGCCACCGCTGTTGCAGTGGGTGACGGGCAATATCGGCTTCCACCATGTCCACCACATGCGTCCCGGAATTCCGAACTACCGGCTCCAGGAGTGCTTCGAGGCAATAGCGGAACTTCAGCAAGTCAAACCGCTCACCGTGCGTAAGAGCCTGGGTTCGCTGCGCCTGAATCTCTACGACGAAAAACAACGCACGCTGGTAAGTTTTCGCTCGCTGAAGGGCCATTAA
- a CDS encoding HAD family hydrolase — translation MAHYHQILDRRCWIFDLDGTLTLAVHDFAAIRETLGMADSDLDILGFLASLPAAEAATKHARLMAIEYELAAKTAAAPGAERLLDLLSRRGAQVGILTRNTREIALHTLEQIGLRQYFTPEAILGRDEAVPKPHPEGITKLLGSWGGTPDEAVMVGDYLFDLQVGRAAGTATIHVDLTGAFRWPELADLEVANLEELAEELRLSMQAFQG, via the coding sequence ATGGCACATTATCACCAGATACTTGATCGGCGCTGCTGGATTTTCGATCTTGATGGAACTCTGACCCTGGCGGTGCATGATTTTGCCGCTATCCGGGAAACGCTCGGCATGGCAGACAGTGATCTTGACATTCTCGGCTTTCTTGCCTCTCTGCCGGCTGCAGAGGCCGCGACTAAGCATGCCCGGCTGATGGCGATCGAGTATGAGCTGGCGGCCAAGACCGCTGCTGCGCCCGGCGCTGAAAGGCTGCTTGATCTGTTATCGAGGCGCGGTGCTCAGGTTGGCATCCTTACCCGCAATACGCGGGAGATTGCCCTCCATACGCTGGAACAGATCGGCCTCAGGCAGTACTTTACTCCGGAAGCGATCCTCGGTCGCGACGAAGCTGTGCCAAAACCGCACCCAGAGGGGATAACGAAACTTCTCGGTTCATGGGGGGGCACCCCGGACGAGGCGGTAATGGTGGGAGATTATCTGTTCGACCTGCAGGTGGGGCGCGCTGCCGGCACCGCCACCATTCATGTGGACCTCACCGGCGCCTTCCGGTGGCCCGAACTGGCCGACCTGGAGGTGGCAAATCTTGAGGAGCTGGCCGAGGAGCTACGGCTAAGTATGCAAGCATTCCAAGGATGA
- a CDS encoding peptidylprolyl isomerase, with the protein MARATARHILVASKEVCEDLKKQIETGADFAAVAQQHSLCPSGKQGGGLGEFGPGQMVPEFDQAVFTGEVGKVLGPIQTQFGYHLLEVTSRTA; encoded by the coding sequence ATGGCAAGAGCCACTGCCCGCCACATCCTGGTGGCAAGCAAGGAGGTCTGCGAAGACCTCAAGAAGCAGATTGAAACTGGCGCCGACTTTGCGGCCGTTGCCCAGCAGCATTCCCTTTGCCCATCGGGCAAGCAGGGTGGCGGTCTCGGTGAATTCGGCCCGGGCCAGATGGTTCCGGAGTTTGACCAGGCAGTATTCACCGGCGAAGTGGGCAAGGTCCTCGGTCCGATCCAGACCCAGTTCGGCTACCACCTGCTGGAGGTTACCAGTCGCACTGCATAG
- a CDS encoding DUF445 domain-containing protein has product MDYRKRILIRNKAIATGLMIGAALLFVVARSQKGHGAWEWLAAFAEAAMVGALADWFAVVALFRHPLGIPIPHTAIIKSKKDVIAGNLADFIRDKFLASDTLIAKLREYNPAEHLAVYLMSKDNSTGLAKGLTRLCSDSLDFIDDERVQQLLRAALSNRIENFDLSSSAGAMLETLRKDNRHQIVLDDLLRRFAAWLATAEAQARLATAIDNMCTKEYPLLSAFIPNRESFSKGAGEKVASRINAFIQEVNADPLHEVRYKFDTAVTGFIARLKSDPELRTKVEAIKREVVHTQSIADYAQNLAGDLKSWLSSDLRQPESKVQEKITAAIAGLGATLSREPGLKESLNEHLEALVIKYGDTLRTAIAGHITSTVQQWENDDYASEIELSIGSDLQFIRMNGTLVGGVIGLLLHAISLLLA; this is encoded by the coding sequence GTGGACTACAGAAAACGGATATTGATCAGAAACAAGGCAATAGCGACGGGATTGATGATCGGCGCGGCCCTACTATTCGTGGTTGCTCGCAGCCAGAAGGGACATGGCGCCTGGGAATGGCTGGCCGCTTTTGCCGAGGCCGCCATGGTTGGCGCCCTGGCTGACTGGTTTGCTGTGGTGGCGCTGTTTCGCCACCCATTGGGGATACCGATCCCCCATACGGCCATCATTAAAAGCAAAAAGGATGTCATTGCCGGGAACCTGGCCGACTTTATCCGCGACAAGTTCCTGGCCAGCGACACCCTGATTGCCAAGCTGCGGGAGTATAACCCGGCGGAGCACCTTGCCGTTTACCTGATGTCGAAGGATAATAGCACCGGCCTGGCCAAGGGCTTGACCCGTTTGTGCTCCGACTCCCTGGATTTCATCGATGACGAACGGGTACAACAGTTGCTCAGAGCCGCTCTGAGCAACAGGATAGAAAACTTCGATCTCTCCTCTTCTGCCGGGGCGATGCTCGAAACCTTAAGGAAAGACAATCGCCACCAGATCGTGCTTGACGACCTGCTGCGCCGCTTTGCCGCCTGGCTGGCAACTGCGGAAGCCCAGGCCAGGCTGGCCACTGCCATCGACAACATGTGCACCAAGGAATACCCGCTGCTGAGTGCCTTTATCCCCAATCGGGAAAGTTTTTCCAAGGGGGCGGGGGAAAAGGTCGCCAGCAGGATCAACGCCTTCATCCAGGAGGTTAATGCCGATCCTCTCCATGAGGTCAGGTACAAGTTCGACACTGCCGTGACCGGGTTCATCGCCAGGCTCAAATCCGACCCGGAGCTACGCACCAAGGTCGAGGCGATCAAACGCGAGGTGGTGCATACCCAGTCGATAGCCGATTATGCGCAGAACCTTGCCGGCGACCTGAAGAGCTGGCTGAGCAGTGACCTGCGCCAGCCCGAGTCAAAGGTACAGGAAAAGATTACGGCAGCGATAGCCGGGCTCGGCGCCACCCTGTCGCGCGAACCGGGATTGAAAGAGTCGTTGAACGAGCACCTGGAAGCTTTGGTGATAAAATACGGGGACACGCTGCGCACAGCCATTGCCGGTCATATTACCAGCACGGTGCAGCAATGGGAAAACGATGACTATGCCAGCGAGATTGAACTGAGCATCGGTTCCGACCTGCAGTTCATCAGGATGAATGGCACCCTGGTCGGCGGGGTGATCGGCCTGCTGCTCCATGCAATCTCGTTGCTGCTGGCTTAG
- a CDS encoding GNAT family N-acetyltransferase, with protein sequence MKIQKVTDETRVKAYALLQRAFPSSDYETTLVKKLHENGRPMHEWVCIHVGKVIAYIAFTNAYHGNELCGLHLAPMAVAPDFQKQGIGSELLRFALRQEAIKNQTLFVLGEPGYYQRFGFAPCTVPICPFDNNNAHFLSMRNESTVSFVVGYEPEFVPLAIPPRPKTKKRRLR encoded by the coding sequence GTGAAAATACAGAAAGTGACTGACGAAACCCGCGTCAAGGCCTATGCGCTCTTGCAGCGCGCCTTTCCCAGCAGCGATTATGAAACCACGCTGGTGAAGAAGCTCCACGAAAATGGCCGGCCTATGCACGAATGGGTCTGCATTCATGTCGGCAAGGTCATCGCTTACATCGCCTTTACCAATGCCTATCACGGCAATGAACTCTGCGGCCTGCATCTGGCTCCAATGGCCGTAGCGCCTGACTTTCAAAAACAGGGAATCGGGTCTGAGCTGCTCAGATTTGCCTTGCGCCAGGAGGCGATCAAGAACCAGACTTTGTTTGTTCTGGGCGAGCCCGGCTACTATCAGAGGTTCGGTTTTGCGCCCTGCACTGTCCCGATCTGCCCGTTTGACAACAACAACGCGCACTTCCTGAGCATGCGCAACGAGAGCACTGTCAGCTTCGTTGTCGGCTATGAACCCGAATTTGTTCCACTTGCCATACCTCCCAGGCCAAAGACCAAAAAGCGCCGGCTACGGTGA
- a CDS encoding DUF3862 domain-containing protein, whose protein sequence is MLVRMRLAVVLVALVMLVGCSKLTMENYSKIKMGLGYSEVIKILGKPDSCSEALFVRNCIWGNEQQNITVNFVGDKVILFTSKNIK, encoded by the coding sequence ATGCTCGTAAGGATGCGTTTGGCAGTCGTACTAGTTGCGCTGGTCATGCTTGTTGGTTGCAGCAAGCTGACCATGGAGAACTATTCTAAAATCAAGATGGGGCTGGGCTACAGCGAGGTGATCAAGATCCTCGGCAAGCCCGATAGCTGCTCGGAAGCCCTGTTCGTGAGAAACTGCATCTGGGGCAACGAACAGCAGAACATCACGGTTAATTTCGTGGGAGACAAGGTGATCCTCTTCACCAGCAAGAACATCAAGTAA
- a CDS encoding low temperature requirement protein A encodes MLKKGLIKPPTLRSANTAEVERHATWLELFYDLVFVAALSQLANGLSADYSPTGFLKFAMIFIPVWWAWAGHTFYLSRFDTEDLLHRLLTMLQMTAVASLAVHVPTALTTGSAGFALSYATVRFILVAEYIRAGRHIPAVRPLTDRYVHGFGAAAALWAGSILIPAPWRFWLWGAALLVDFAAPLTAGQLHVRFPPHLSHLPERFGLFTIIVIGEAVASVVFGIGKNGLTLVSALAGLMGLLIAFALWWGYFEGAKGAMTRRLQARSHLKYYQQWLYAHLPLLMGITAVAVGIKHVISLQPTEPLPLFERWLLCCSMGLTVLALSAIFLASTREEEMGMIRRLALPYYLIAFLGIATGSLSRQLPGLAILAILTLLCIAQIGISLMAITDDGDP; translated from the coding sequence ATGTTGAAAAAAGGTCTTATCAAACCGCCAACCCTTCGCTCGGCCAACACCGCCGAAGTAGAAAGGCATGCGACCTGGCTGGAACTTTTCTACGACCTGGTCTTTGTGGCGGCGCTCTCCCAGTTGGCCAACGGCTTGAGTGCAGACTATTCGCCAACCGGATTCCTCAAGTTCGCAATGATCTTCATTCCGGTCTGGTGGGCCTGGGCCGGGCACACCTTTTACCTCTCCCGCTTTGATACCGAAGATCTGTTACATCGTCTCCTCACCATGCTGCAGATGACTGCGGTCGCCAGTCTGGCGGTGCATGTTCCCACGGCACTGACCACTGGATCGGCCGGGTTCGCGCTTTCCTATGCCACGGTACGCTTCATCCTCGTGGCTGAATATATCCGCGCCGGCAGACATATCCCGGCGGTCCGGCCCCTGACTGACCGCTACGTCCATGGGTTTGGCGCAGCAGCGGCCTTATGGGCAGGCTCCATACTGATTCCGGCCCCCTGGCGTTTCTGGCTCTGGGGGGCGGCGCTGTTGGTAGATTTCGCCGCACCGTTGACTGCAGGGCAACTACATGTGAGGTTCCCACCGCATCTCTCTCACTTGCCGGAACGGTTCGGACTGTTTACGATCATTGTCATCGGCGAAGCGGTTGCAAGCGTGGTATTTGGCATCGGCAAGAACGGCTTGACGCTGGTTTCCGCGCTGGCGGGCCTCATGGGGCTGCTGATAGCCTTTGCGCTGTGGTGGGGCTATTTCGAGGGGGCAAAGGGGGCCATGACCCGCCGCTTACAAGCTCGCAGCCACTTAAAATACTATCAGCAGTGGCTTTATGCCCATCTGCCGCTGCTCATGGGGATTACTGCCGTAGCGGTTGGCATCAAGCATGTCATTTCCCTGCAACCCACAGAGCCGCTGCCCTTGTTTGAACGGTGGTTGCTCTGCTGTTCCATGGGGCTGACCGTCCTGGCCCTGAGCGCCATTTTCCTGGCCTCGACCCGTGAAGAGGAAATGGGGATGATCCGGCGACTGGCTTTGCCCTATTATCTGATTGCCTTCCTTGGCATTGCAACCGGCAGCCTGAGCAGGCAACTGCCCGGGCTGGCTATTCTCGCCATCCTTACCCTGCTCTGTATCGCCCAGATAGGCATATCGCTGATGGCTATAACCGATGACGGCGACCCATAG
- a CDS encoding metalloregulator ArsR/SmtB family transcription factor, with the protein MKTEQSIAIMKALADRSRLAIVNSLLERSQYVEEIAKRHGLAPSTVSFHLRKLEQSGLVSSHKEQYYVVFQANDEIFNTTLREIVSMHPVGKELQDNRMEQYRYKVLESFFRHGRLEKLPAQHKKRLIVLEQFALRFKAGHRYSEQEVTGLIQPVFDDYCTIRRLLVDEGMIQRDGSSYWREEQPGTAGAKLPWPVSEGDAAVNSQKNSSRADIKRLYKQNQPDMGIYQIRNTVNGRIYVGSSQNLEGTRNSRLFQLRMGKVVFSRELQKDLTEFGAKSFEFSILATLDKPEPGDNVEQLLAAVELHWLEKLQPFGTRGYNSAKAYQRELNRLQHLPSGKL; encoded by the coding sequence ATGAAAACCGAACAAAGCATTGCCATCATGAAGGCCTTGGCGGACCGGTCGCGACTGGCCATTGTCAACTCGCTGCTGGAGCGCTCCCAGTATGTGGAGGAGATTGCCAAGCGCCACGGACTTGCCCCATCGACCGTCTCCTTTCACCTGCGCAAGCTGGAACAATCCGGCCTGGTCAGCAGCCACAAAGAGCAGTACTACGTTGTGTTTCAGGCCAATGACGAGATCTTCAACACCACTTTGCGCGAGATTGTTTCGATGCATCCGGTTGGTAAAGAACTCCAGGACAACCGGATGGAGCAGTACCGCTACAAGGTGCTGGAGTCGTTTTTCCGCCATGGCCGGCTGGAGAAACTGCCGGCGCAGCACAAGAAACGGCTGATTGTCCTGGAGCAGTTTGCCTTGCGCTTCAAAGCTGGGCACCGTTACAGCGAACAGGAAGTTACCGGGCTGATTCAGCCGGTTTTCGACGACTACTGCACCATTCGCCGCCTGCTGGTGGACGAAGGGATGATTCAGCGGGACGGCAGCAGTTATTGGCGCGAAGAACAGCCCGGCACTGCAGGGGCCAAGCTGCCATGGCCGGTTTCAGAGGGAGATGCTGCCGTGAACAGTCAAAAGAATTCCAGTCGCGCCGATATCAAGCGGTTGTACAAGCAAAACCAGCCGGACATGGGCATTTACCAGATCCGCAACACGGTAAATGGCCGGATCTATGTGGGCAGCAGCCAGAATCTCGAAGGGACCCGCAACAGCAGGCTGTTCCAGCTGCGTATGGGCAAGGTCGTGTTCAGCAGGGAGCTGCAAAAGGACTTGACCGAATTTGGCGCCAAGAGCTTCGAGTTTTCCATCCTCGCTACTTTGGACAAACCGGAACCGGGTGATAACGTCGAACAGTTACTGGCGGCAGTTGAGCTGCACTGGCTGGAAAAACTGCAGCCGTTCGGCACACGCGGCTACAACAGCGCCAAGGCCTATCAGCGAGAACTGAACCGGCTGCAACATCTGCCTTCAGGTAAATTATGA
- a CDS encoding YceI family protein, which produces MTATITCQELSKRLADGDALLVVDVLPPEIYAGRHIPGACNACVYEMVFLDRIAELAPDPARPIVLYDASGTTLAAATAREKLLKAGYSDVRLLAGGLNGWTTSGYPAEAVAPIAPEPVLADGIYRLDPAASVLEWTGRNFNNRHYGRIPFTDGEIVISGGALQRGAMSLDMTGISNLDLKDETYRQMLIRHLKSDDFFAVDRYPVASIAITGWQAITEATPGTPDHTVQGELTIKGVTREIAFPAAVAPQEDGSLKAQATFDIDRTMWNICYGSGKLFEKLGMHLVHDRIDIELFIVARKSG; this is translated from the coding sequence ATGACCGCTACCATTACCTGCCAGGAGCTGAGCAAGCGGCTTGCCGATGGTGATGCCCTGCTTGTTGTAGATGTACTCCCGCCTGAGATTTACGCCGGTCGGCACATCCCCGGGGCTTGTAACGCCTGTGTCTATGAGATGGTGTTCCTGGACCGCATTGCCGAGCTGGCACCCGACCCAGCAAGGCCGATTGTGCTCTATGACGCCTCCGGCACCACCTTGGCGGCGGCAACAGCACGGGAGAAGCTGTTGAAAGCCGGTTATAGCGATGTGCGATTGCTGGCTGGCGGCCTGAATGGCTGGACTACCAGCGGCTATCCAGCAGAAGCAGTTGCGCCGATTGCCCCGGAACCGGTCCTCGCAGACGGCATTTACCGGCTCGATCCGGCAGCCTCAGTGCTGGAGTGGACCGGCCGCAATTTCAACAATCGCCACTACGGCCGGATCCCCTTCACGGATGGCGAGATCGTCATCAGCGGCGGCGCCTTGCAGCGTGGGGCAATGAGCCTCGACATGACCGGCATCAGCAACCTGGACCTGAAAGACGAAACCTACCGGCAGATGCTCATCAGACATCTGAAATCCGATGACTTTTTTGCCGTCGACCGTTACCCGGTCGCCTCCATTGCCATTACCGGCTGGCAAGCGATCACCGAAGCCACACCGGGAACGCCCGATCACACGGTTCAGGGAGAACTGACCATCAAAGGCGTTACCCGGGAAATAGCCTTCCCGGCAGCCGTGGCGCCCCAGGAGGACGGCAGCCTCAAGGCCCAGGCAACCTTTGACATCGACCGAACCATGTGGAACATCTGCTACGGTTCCGGCAAGCTGTTTGAAAAATTGGGCATGCATCTGGTGCACGACCGGATCGATATCGAGCTGTTCATAGTCGCCCGAAAGAGCGGGTAA